A window of the Nibribacter ruber genome harbors these coding sequences:
- a CDS encoding bifunctional riboflavin kinase/FAD synthetase, with protein sequence MIVIRDLNDFPELPQAVVTSGTFDGVHVGHQKILSRLTEAARQSMGQSVVLTYWPHPRTVLNPNDNSLRLLSTIEERIEALENHGVDYLLILPFTREFAQLSSEEYIQQILLNTLHTKKLVIGYDHRFGKNREGNFDYLQQNASRYGFTVEEIPRQDIDEVGVSSSKIRTALEKGDVATARKYLNRPYTVTGTVVKGKQLGRTIGYPTANLDVADALKLIPAQGVYAVLVNTPHGQFKGMLNIGVNPTVDDSGKQTIEVHIFDFEADLYGQDITLLFISYIRPELKFDSLDALTQQLHQDQESALHLLG encoded by the coding sequence ATGATTGTCATTAGGGATCTGAACGATTTTCCGGAATTGCCGCAGGCAGTGGTCACCTCTGGTACCTTTGACGGGGTACATGTGGGCCATCAGAAAATCTTGTCGCGCCTGACAGAGGCCGCCCGCCAAAGCATGGGCCAGAGCGTAGTGCTCACCTACTGGCCCCATCCGCGCACGGTGCTCAACCCGAACGACAATTCCTTACGCCTGCTTTCTACAATTGAAGAGCGCATTGAAGCCCTGGAAAACCACGGCGTGGATTACCTCTTGATTTTGCCCTTTACCAGAGAGTTTGCCCAGCTATCTTCTGAAGAATACATCCAGCAGATCCTGCTCAACACGCTGCATACCAAAAAGCTGGTGATTGGCTATGACCACCGCTTCGGCAAGAACCGCGAAGGCAATTTTGACTACCTCCAGCAAAATGCTTCGCGCTATGGCTTTACCGTAGAGGAGATTCCGCGCCAGGACATTGACGAGGTAGGCGTAAGCTCCAGCAAGATTAGAACGGCCTTAGAAAAAGGCGATGTAGCCACCGCGCGCAAATACCTCAACCGCCCTTACACCGTCACCGGCACCGTGGTCAAGGGCAAACAACTGGGTCGTACCATTGGCTATCCCACCGCCAACCTGGACGTGGCAGATGCGCTCAAGCTCATTCCCGCGCAGGGCGTATATGCCGTGCTGGTGAACACGCCGCACGGCCAGTTCAAGGGCATGCTCAACATTGGCGTGAACCCCACCGTAGATGACAGCGGCAAGCAGACCATTGAAGTGCATATTTTTGACTTCGAGGCAGACCTGTACGGCCAGGACATCACGCTCCTGTTCATCTCCTACATTCGGCCCGAGCTCAAGTTTGACAGCCTGGACGCTTTGACCCAACAACTGCACCAAGACCAGGAATCCGCCTTACACCTGTTAGGATAA
- the truB gene encoding tRNA pseudouridine(55) synthase TruB, whose amino-acid sequence MHEAPYDFEAGAILLLDKPLTWTSFDLVKKTKFALKIKKIGHAGTLDPLATGLLIMCTGKFTKRIEEIQAQEKEYTGTFVLGHTTPSFDLETEIDSTSPTDHLTEEMLREAAASFLGEIDQTPPIYSAVKVNGERAYNIARRGGEAEIKSKCITIKAFDLTAIEGNQVSFRVVCSKGTYIRSLARDFGVKLGCGAYLSKLVRTRIGDYRLEDAMSLDQLQELREKQLGPA is encoded by the coding sequence ATGCACGAAGCACCCTATGATTTTGAAGCGGGAGCCATTCTGCTGCTAGACAAACCTCTTACCTGGACGTCTTTTGATTTGGTCAAGAAAACCAAGTTCGCGTTGAAGATCAAAAAGATTGGCCACGCCGGCACTTTGGACCCTTTGGCGACGGGTTTGCTCATTATGTGCACCGGTAAATTCACCAAACGGATTGAAGAAATTCAGGCGCAGGAAAAAGAATATACTGGCACATTTGTCCTAGGCCATACCACCCCTTCTTTTGACCTGGAAACCGAAATAGACAGCACCTCTCCTACGGACCACCTCACCGAAGAAATGCTCCGCGAAGCGGCTGCTTCCTTCTTAGGTGAGATTGACCAGACGCCTCCAATTTATTCGGCGGTGAAGGTGAACGGTGAGCGTGCCTATAACATAGCCAGACGCGGCGGCGAGGCCGAGATCAAATCCAAGTGCATCACCATCAAAGCTTTTGACTTAACGGCCATAGAGGGCAACCAAGTCTCTTTTAGAGTGGTATGTTCCAAGGGCACGTACATCAGGAGCCTGGCCCGCGATTTTGGCGTGAAGCTAGGCTGCGGTGCATATTTATCTAAGCTGGTGCGTACAAGAATTGGAGACTACCGCTTGGAGGATGCCATGTCTTTAGACCAATTACAGGAACTGCGCGAGAAACAACTGGGGCCGGCATGA
- a CDS encoding undecaprenyl-diphosphate phosphatase encodes MDFWQAIILAIIEGLTEFLPVSSTGHMVIASSLMGISAFEFTKMFTVTIQFGAILSVVVLYWKRWINSLDFYQKLFVAVVPALLIGFALKDVVDAMLERVEVVAISLVLGGVILVFVDKWFKDVENPVTTPSYKNAFVIGFFQCIAMIPGVSRSAASIIGGLTQNMTRKTAAEFSFFMAVPTMLAAATYSVLTDLLHLEISDIISFNLPKFQAGLAGIKPEEWQVLLVGNVVAFVVAMAAIRFFVGFLTKYGFKLFGYYRILVGLIILLLLALGIDIQLV; translated from the coding sequence ATGGACTTCTGGCAAGCAATCATACTGGCCATCATTGAAGGTCTCACGGAGTTTTTACCGGTGTCGTCTACGGGCCACATGGTCATTGCCTCCAGCCTGATGGGCATCAGTGCCTTTGAATTCACCAAGATGTTCACGGTGACTATTCAGTTTGGGGCCATCCTGTCTGTAGTGGTTCTTTACTGGAAACGCTGGATCAACTCGCTTGACTTCTACCAAAAGCTGTTTGTGGCCGTGGTGCCCGCGCTGTTGATAGGTTTCGCCTTGAAAGACGTGGTGGATGCCATGCTGGAACGCGTAGAAGTAGTGGCCATTAGCCTGGTTTTAGGCGGCGTTATCCTGGTGTTCGTGGACAAGTGGTTCAAGGATGTTGAGAATCCGGTGACCACGCCTAGCTACAAGAATGCTTTTGTCATTGGCTTCTTCCAGTGCATTGCCATGATACCAGGGGTTTCCAGATCAGCGGCCAGTATTATTGGCGGTTTGACGCAAAACATGACCCGCAAAACTGCGGCTGAGTTCTCCTTCTTCATGGCCGTCCCTACCATGCTGGCCGCTGCTACATATTCTGTTTTGACGGATTTGCTGCACCTGGAGATTTCTGACATCATCTCATTTAACCTTCCTAAGTTTCAGGCAGGTCTGGCCGGCATCAAACCAGAAGAGTGGCAAGTCTTGCTGGTGGGCAATGTGGTGGCTTTTGTGGTGGCCATGGCGGCCATCAGGTTTTTTGTGGGCTTTTTGACCAAGTACGGCTTTAAGCTGTTTGGCTATTACCGCATTTTAGTGGGCTTAATCATTTTGTTGCTCCTGGCCTTGGGCATTGACATACAGTTGGTATAA
- a CDS encoding DUF3098 domain-containing protein, with product MENNNNNAPFSAFGRRNFMLMIIGLVIMAIGFILMAMDTEPYGYGTLGLTVGPIILVAGFLFQFYAILAKPRKDV from the coding sequence ATGGAAAACAATAACAACAATGCACCGTTTTCGGCGTTTGGGCGCCGCAATTTCATGCTCATGATCATTGGACTGGTGATTATGGCCATTGGCTTTATCTTGATGGCTATGGACACTGAGCCGTATGGCTATGGCACTTTGGGCTTGACGGTAGGTCCTATCATCTTAGTGGCAGGTTTCCTGTTCCAGTTTTACGCAATTCTGGCCAAACCCCGCAAAGACGTTTAA
- a CDS encoding cell division protein FtsX: MAAKHLQHTKKKKLGAYPHTMVIFSITLALFVIGLFGVLLIHAKEIFNLVKENMEVQVYLERDLTPLEIEKLKNTLSRKEFIALDNGKPQVTYMSKEEGAREFIDESGEDFLTFLGENPLRDAFILRINPEFATSAQLKKIQTDLQNTVGVYEVGYVESLINSINENLQKVSIILLSFAAILVLVVMILINNTIKLALFSQRFLIRSMQLVGATSFFIQRPYLNRATIQGLISGLIASALLLGLLQYAYSQIAELYLLRNDEQILILMATLLVLGSVIGFFSSYRAVRKYLRSSLDDLY, encoded by the coding sequence ATGGCTGCAAAACACCTTCAACATACCAAAAAGAAAAAACTGGGCGCTTACCCGCACACCATGGTCATCTTCAGCATTACGCTGGCGCTGTTTGTGATTGGCCTGTTTGGCGTGCTGCTCATTCATGCCAAGGAGATCTTCAACCTGGTGAAGGAGAACATGGAGGTGCAGGTGTATCTGGAGCGCGACCTTACGCCCCTGGAGATTGAAAAGCTTAAAAACACCCTCAGCCGCAAAGAATTCATAGCCCTGGACAATGGCAAGCCGCAAGTGACTTATATGTCAAAAGAAGAGGGAGCGCGGGAATTCATTGACGAAAGCGGTGAGGACTTCCTGACCTTTCTAGGTGAAAACCCTTTGCGCGACGCCTTTATCCTGCGCATCAACCCAGAATTTGCCACTTCGGCCCAACTCAAGAAAATTCAAACCGATCTGCAGAACACTGTGGGGGTGTATGAGGTGGGTTATGTGGAGAGCCTGATCAACTCCATTAATGAGAATCTGCAAAAAGTGAGCATCATCCTGCTTTCTTTTGCCGCCATTCTGGTGCTGGTGGTTATGATTTTGATTAACAACACCATCAAGCTGGCGCTTTTCTCACAGCGTTTTTTAATCAGGAGTATGCAGTTGGTGGGTGCTACCTCGTTCTTCATCCAACGCCCTTATTTGAACCGGGCTACCATTCAAGGCTTGATTAGCGGCCTCATTGCCTCTGCCCTTTTACTGGGCTTGCTGCAGTACGCCTATAGCCAGATAGCAGAACTTTATTTGCTTAGAAACGATGAGCAAATTCTCATTCTCATGGCTACTTTGCTGGTACTGGGCAGTGTAATCGGCTTTTTTAGTTCTTACCGTGCGGTACGCAAATACCTGCGCTCTTCCCTAGACGATCTTTATTAA
- a CDS encoding translocation/assembly module TamB domain-containing protein: METQDQETQKNKNYPQVIAKALLKIILGLFILVLVLVGGLMLALRFPSVQTKVAQKAASILSETIHHQVTVGSVDIEFFDSVILHDVRVLDRQKKTLFYVGTLDADISMFSILNPQRREVQLWPGSKKLVLFKNAHPNRLYISSLTLTNPEANLIQYKGSDSLNMSSFIKSLSNLITKDTAKQSAPFDFKIDQIVLKNGLFTYHNYNLPRTDYGLDYKHMDLENINGSFSGIQIVGDTIHALVTSLTTKDRRSGTYLKDLDTRMTYAPTFWEWDKLNLRVNGSHLAKYVRFDYQRFGNFVDFNDSVKVTANFDSTYVTTDDIGLFAPVLKDWNEKVLLSGQVKGYVNQFQAKNVDIRYGQNTHITGDISADGLPDFKNAFVDLHLGPSSINARDLRKYIPKKPYDIAARAGTIKLAGEFTGFYNDFVANGNFNTALGKFVTDINLKFNKDDAEHASYRGYLQTGGFDVGGLIGDRSVIKTVAMNGRVQGSGFTLETAHLNLDATINAINLNNYNYRNIVVDGALSKQLFKGDFTIKDPNLAVAATGTINLQNNQQIFDLDSHITKIDLRALGFTNQNVVLTTDADVNFNGLKLDAIHGTAVFKNSVLRYDGKEVKVDSVSIVSHFHDGIRELHIGSEVLALTAGGNFQYTTLFNDLKTLYREYELNFRNDPVALANYYRQKKSVPPAQYEVDLDVRLRHFNPVLHAFAPDISISDFSNLEGTFRNGPTAILSLVGDVDTVLVGENAFYQNNIEFTSSKLWNSPDVLANAVVTSERQLLQGAGNTNNLYVEAVWNERRINFSSNIAQTGTTNRANISGDVSFERNDVKVVFNRSNINLLDKQWNISPNNTIIFNRNGIRFDNVTVSYGPQSVNLFGMISRNPQDQLNVQITNFRLENLNPLLPTKLDGRLTGELLLRDVYNQPGLSTTMQVDSFMMDDIYIGNIAGVSAWDNTKKYLDVNLGISRGAQKVLNLTGTYTPSAPTNELDLLAVMDDAQLKLVEPLLKTIMSDLGGTMDGRVRISGKLSGPILKGSVLVSEGSFVFNYLKTRYTFADRVYFSENDISFRNIRLRDIYNNTAILNGGIFHDGFQNMVLDLKARFTQFMVLNTTKNDNPMYYGTAFATGTATAFGAPSNLTVDITARSEDNTNISIPLDNQAALQRQNFITFVNHNVTDSTGTATPIEPKKVDLSGIRLNFDFDINENAYLELIFDERTGDIIRGRGRGNIKMTIDTRGEFAMFGSYEIVQGRYNFTMLGLVNKEFNVRPGGTVTWNGDPLEGILDITATYTQRVSLQPILGQEAQQTVRYPVTAVMDLDGPLTTPQVRLNLEFNDLPGTLETLLSGYLSDIRNDEQELNRQVFSLLAFKRLSAKDEFQIGTADIGSSVGELFSNQLSYWLSQIDTNLEVDIGVSGSQNQVLDDVQLRLSYTLLEGRLKITREGNFNNNNANRPGGNRSTAAGDWALEYYLSKNGQLRLRATYETTPRDFEAVSTTSRQTISVLHQANFDRFGELFRRKRLSRRAQRAQERETPVITDDDITPRPVVPPPVKQ, translated from the coding sequence TTGGAAACGCAAGACCAAGAGACGCAGAAGAATAAAAATTACCCGCAAGTTATAGCAAAAGCCCTTCTTAAAATAATTCTGGGCCTGTTTATCTTGGTGTTGGTATTGGTGGGCGGGCTCATGCTGGCCCTGCGTTTTCCGAGCGTCCAAACCAAAGTGGCCCAGAAGGCAGCCTCCATCCTGTCAGAGACCATTCACCACCAGGTGACGGTAGGCAGCGTGGACATTGAGTTCTTCGACAGCGTGATTCTGCATGACGTACGCGTGCTGGACCGCCAGAAAAAGACGCTCTTCTACGTAGGCACCCTGGACGCCGACATTAGCATGTTCAGCATCCTGAACCCGCAAAGGCGCGAGGTTCAGCTGTGGCCGGGCAGCAAAAAGTTGGTTCTCTTTAAAAACGCACATCCCAACCGCCTGTACATCTCTTCGCTCACGCTCACCAATCCAGAGGCCAACCTCATTCAGTACAAGGGCTCAGACTCTTTGAACATGAGTTCGTTCATCAAATCCTTGAGCAACCTCATCACCAAAGACACGGCCAAGCAGAGCGCGCCGTTTGATTTCAAGATAGACCAGATCGTGCTTAAAAACGGTCTGTTCACCTACCATAATTACAACCTGCCACGCACAGACTACGGTCTGGATTACAAGCACATGGACCTGGAGAACATCAACGGGTCCTTTTCGGGCATTCAGATTGTTGGAGACACCATTCATGCCCTGGTCACCAGCCTCACCACCAAGGACCGGCGCTCGGGCACCTACCTCAAAGACCTGGACACCCGCATGACGTATGCGCCCACTTTCTGGGAATGGGACAAGCTCAACCTGCGCGTGAACGGCAGCCACCTGGCCAAGTACGTGCGCTTTGACTACCAGCGGTTCGGGAATTTCGTGGACTTCAACGACAGCGTGAAGGTGACGGCCAATTTTGACAGCACCTACGTCACCACAGATGACATTGGCCTATTTGCCCCGGTGCTCAAAGACTGGAATGAAAAGGTGCTGCTCTCTGGGCAGGTGAAGGGCTATGTGAACCAGTTTCAGGCCAAGAACGTGGACATCCGGTACGGGCAGAACACCCATATTACGGGAGACATCAGCGCAGACGGTTTACCCGACTTTAAAAACGCCTTCGTGGATCTGCATTTGGGGCCCAGCTCCATCAACGCCCGTGATCTGCGCAAGTACATTCCTAAAAAGCCCTATGACATTGCCGCCCGCGCCGGTACCATTAAACTGGCGGGTGAGTTCACGGGTTTCTACAATGACTTTGTAGCTAACGGTAACTTCAATACCGCGCTGGGTAAGTTTGTCACAGACATCAACTTAAAGTTTAACAAGGACGACGCAGAGCATGCCTCGTACCGCGGGTACCTACAAACGGGGGGCTTTGACGTGGGCGGCCTCATCGGGGACCGAAGCGTAATCAAGACCGTAGCCATGAACGGCCGTGTGCAAGGCAGCGGCTTCACGCTGGAAACGGCTCACCTGAACCTGGACGCCACCATCAACGCCATCAACCTCAACAACTACAACTACCGGAACATTGTAGTGGACGGTGCCTTGAGCAAGCAGTTGTTTAAGGGAGATTTCACCATCAAAGACCCCAATCTGGCGGTGGCAGCCACGGGCACCATCAATCTGCAGAACAACCAGCAGATTTTTGACCTGGACAGCCATATCACTAAGATTGACCTCAGGGCGCTGGGCTTCACCAACCAAAACGTGGTTTTGACCACAGACGCTGACGTGAATTTCAACGGCCTTAAGCTGGATGCCATTCATGGGACCGCCGTTTTCAAGAACTCTGTGCTGCGCTATGATGGCAAGGAGGTAAAAGTAGATTCTGTGTCCATTGTGTCCCATTTCCATGACGGCATACGGGAGTTGCACATTGGGTCAGAGGTGTTGGCGCTTACGGCCGGCGGTAATTTCCAGTACACCACGCTGTTCAATGACCTCAAGACCTTGTACCGCGAATATGAGCTCAACTTCAGGAATGATCCGGTGGCCCTGGCCAATTACTACCGCCAGAAGAAATCCGTCCCGCCTGCCCAGTATGAGGTGGACCTGGATGTACGGTTAAGGCATTTCAACCCGGTGCTGCACGCCTTTGCGCCAGATATTTCCATCTCAGACTTCTCCAACCTGGAAGGCACCTTTCGGAACGGTCCCACAGCCATCTTATCCTTAGTAGGCGACGTGGACACTGTGCTGGTGGGTGAAAATGCCTTTTACCAGAACAACATTGAATTCACCTCGTCCAAACTCTGGAACAGTCCAGACGTGCTGGCCAACGCCGTGGTCACCTCTGAGCGGCAGTTGCTGCAGGGGGCTGGAAACACCAATAACTTGTATGTAGAGGCCGTTTGGAACGAGCGCCGCATTAATTTCTCCAGCAACATTGCCCAGACCGGTACCACCAACCGCGCAAACATTAGCGGGGACGTGTCCTTTGAAAGAAATGACGTGAAGGTGGTCTTTAATAGGTCTAACATCAACCTTTTGGACAAGCAATGGAACATCTCGCCCAACAACACTATTATCTTTAACCGCAATGGCATTCGGTTTGACAACGTAACGGTGTCCTACGGTCCGCAGAGCGTGAACCTGTTCGGCATGATTTCGCGCAACCCGCAGGACCAGTTAAATGTGCAGATCACCAATTTCAGGCTGGAGAACCTGAACCCGCTGCTGCCTACCAAGTTGGACGGCCGCTTAACCGGCGAGCTGCTCTTGCGCGATGTCTACAACCAACCCGGTCTTTCCACAACCATGCAGGTAGATTCCTTTATGATGGATGACATCTACATAGGGAACATTGCCGGAGTTTCTGCCTGGGACAATACCAAAAAATACCTGGATGTGAATCTGGGCATTAGCCGGGGCGCCCAAAAAGTATTGAACCTGACGGGAACCTACACCCCCAGCGCGCCTACCAATGAACTGGATTTGCTGGCCGTGATGGATGATGCCCAGTTGAAGTTGGTAGAACCCCTCCTGAAAACCATCATGTCTGACTTGGGAGGCACCATGGACGGGCGCGTGAGGATCTCTGGTAAGCTAAGCGGCCCTATTCTGAAAGGATCTGTGCTGGTGTCTGAGGGTTCATTTGTGTTCAACTACCTCAAAACCCGCTACACCTTCGCAGACCGCGTGTACTTTAGTGAGAACGACATCTCCTTCCGGAACATCCGCCTACGTGACATTTACAACAACACGGCCATCTTGAATGGTGGTATTTTCCATGACGGCTTCCAGAACATGGTCCTGGATTTGAAGGCGCGCTTTACGCAATTCATGGTTTTGAACACCACCAAGAATGACAACCCCATGTATTATGGCACTGCCTTCGCTACGGGCACGGCCACGGCTTTTGGGGCACCCAGCAACCTCACCGTAGACATCACCGCTAGAAGTGAAGACAACACCAATATCTCCATCCCCCTGGACAACCAGGCGGCTCTGCAGCGTCAGAACTTCATCACATTCGTGAACCACAACGTGACGGACAGCACCGGCACGGCTACGCCCATAGAACCAAAAAAAGTAGACTTGTCCGGCATCAGGCTCAATTTTGACTTTGACATCAATGAGAACGCCTACCTGGAACTCATCTTTGACGAGCGCACCGGTGACATCATTAGGGGACGCGGCCGGGGTAACATCAAAATGACCATAGACACGCGCGGCGAGTTTGCCATGTTTGGGTCGTATGAGATTGTACAGGGCCGCTACAATTTTACCATGCTGGGCCTGGTGAACAAAGAATTTAACGTGCGCCCGGGCGGCACCGTCACCTGGAACGGCGACCCGCTGGAAGGGATTCTGGACATTACCGCCACCTACACCCAGCGCGTGTCTCTGCAACCCATTTTGGGCCAGGAAGCGCAGCAGACGGTACGCTACCCGGTTACTGCCGTCATGGACCTGGACGGCCCGCTCACCACGCCGCAGGTTCGCCTGAACCTGGAGTTCAACGACCTCCCCGGCACCTTGGAAACCTTGCTTTCTGGCTACCTGAGTGACATTAGAAACGATGAGCAGGAACTCAACCGGCAGGTGTTCTCCTTGCTGGCCTTCAAGCGCTTATCGGCCAAGGACGAGTTTCAGATTGGTACGGCAGACATAGGTTCTTCTGTGGGGGAATTGTTCTCTAACCAATTGAGCTACTGGCTGTCTCAGATAGATACCAACCTGGAAGTGGACATTGGGGTAAGCGGCTCACAGAACCAGGTTTTAGATGACGTGCAGTTGCGCCTGAGCTATACCCTGCTTGAGGGCCGTCTCAAAATCACCCGCGAAGGAAATTTCAACAACAACAACGCCAACCGTCCCGGGGGCAACCGCAGCACGGCCGCCGGCGACTGGGCCCTGGAATATTACCTGAGCAAGAACGGGCAGTTGCGCCTGCGGGCCACTTATGAAACAACCCCCCGTGATTTTGAGGCTGTTTCTACTACCAGCCGCCAGACCATCAGTGTGCTGCACCAGGCCAACTTTGACCGCTTCGGGGAGTTGTTCCGGCGTAAACGCCTGAGCCGGCGGGCCCAGCGCGCCCAAGAGCGTGAGACGCCGGTTATCACAGATGATGATATTACGCCCCGGCCCGTGGTACCTCCTCCGGTGAAACAGTAG
- the tsaD gene encoding tRNA (adenosine(37)-N6)-threonylcarbamoyltransferase complex transferase subunit TsaD, with protein sequence MNPTILAIESSCDETSASVIRNGQVLSNIVATQAIHEQYGGVVPELASRAHQQNIIPVVAQALQTANIEKSALDAVAFTRGPGLLGALLVGCSFAKSFALGLNLPLIEVNHMQAHILAHFIDDPKPNFPFLCLTVSGGHTQIVLVRSHLDMEVLGQTTDDAVGEAFDKSAKLLGLPYPGGPLLDKMATTGNPDKFTFPIVNMDGYDYSFSGIKTSILNFVKKNAAAEPDFVQNNLADICASIQKALIQTLMKKLVLAAKEQGVKEIAIAGGVSANTGLRQTLQDYAQRYHWNVYLPAFEYCTDNAAMIAMAAHYQYLAGDFTTQYASPDPRLKFSKF encoded by the coding sequence ATGAACCCTACGATATTAGCGATTGAATCGTCTTGTGATGAAACCTCGGCTTCTGTAATTAGGAACGGCCAGGTGCTCTCTAACATTGTGGCCACTCAGGCAATCCATGAGCAATACGGCGGGGTGGTTCCAGAGTTGGCCTCCAGGGCGCATCAACAGAACATCATCCCGGTGGTGGCCCAGGCGCTGCAAACAGCAAATATAGAAAAATCTGCATTGGATGCGGTGGCCTTTACCCGTGGCCCCGGATTATTGGGCGCCCTGCTGGTGGGCTGCTCCTTCGCCAAGTCCTTCGCGCTGGGCTTGAACCTGCCTTTGATTGAGGTAAACCACATGCAGGCGCACATTCTGGCCCATTTCATTGATGATCCTAAGCCCAATTTTCCGTTCCTGTGCCTGACCGTGAGCGGCGGCCACACCCAGATTGTGCTGGTACGCAGCCACCTGGACATGGAAGTGCTGGGCCAAACCACCGATGACGCTGTGGGCGAAGCCTTTGACAAATCTGCTAAGCTGCTGGGCTTGCCGTACCCCGGCGGTCCCTTGCTGGACAAGATGGCGACCACCGGCAACCCAGATAAGTTTACGTTTCCTATTGTGAACATGGACGGCTATGACTACTCCTTTAGCGGCATCAAAACGTCCATCCTCAACTTTGTCAAGAAAAACGCGGCGGCAGAACCAGACTTTGTGCAGAACAACCTGGCAGACATCTGCGCCAGCATTCAAAAAGCGCTCATCCAAACGCTCATGAAAAAGTTGGTTCTGGCAGCCAAGGAGCAGGGCGTGAAGGAGATTGCCATTGCGGGCGGCGTTTCGGCCAACACGGGCCTGCGCCAGACCTTGCAGGACTATGCCCAGCGGTACCATTGGAACGTGTACCTGCCTGCCTTTGAGTACTGCACAGACAATGCCGCCATGATTGCCATGGCCGCTCATTACCAGTATCTGGCCGGAGATTTCACCACGCAGTATGCCAGCCCAGACCCACGGTTGAAGTTCAGTAAGTTTTAA
- a CDS encoding M14 family metallopeptidase: MKLGKTLFDAHSAYREPTITHRRFKHKDIVPLLEELKQHPAFQVQVVGKSVEQRDIYLVKAGTGPTKVMLWSQMHGDEPTATMALLDIFNFLQASGDEFDAVRKEILEQNTLYFIPMLNPDGTDVYKRRNALNIDLNRDAIRLQSPEARLLKALRDSLKPEFGFNLHDQSRFYTVGTTPKPATISFLAPAFDYKQTINSVRERAMRTIVGLNEVVQQFIPGQVAKYSDEHEPRAFGDNIQKWGTSLILIESGGMQGDPEKQYIRQINFATILAALQIIGSKSYTRFERAEYYKIPENQRNLFDLVLRDVRYKENGKNCVIDVGILQEEIDAPIPQQFYYKSSVEEIGDMSVFYGYQELDGKGLTLVPGKVLETPLNDLSELTHERLLQLLSEGYTTVRMQTLPYNINPVEQLPLNLVHVSGRVSHALGLDRMANFVLRQEDGTVRYAIVNGFVYDLQGERPRLFHGVVL; encoded by the coding sequence GTGAAGCTTGGTAAGACCCTTTTTGACGCGCACAGCGCCTACCGGGAGCCTACCATTACCCACCGAAGGTTTAAGCACAAAGACATTGTCCCGCTGTTAGAAGAACTCAAGCAGCATCCTGCGTTTCAGGTGCAGGTGGTGGGAAAGTCTGTGGAGCAGCGCGATATCTACTTGGTCAAGGCGGGCACCGGGCCCACCAAGGTCATGCTCTGGTCCCAGATGCACGGCGATGAGCCCACCGCCACCATGGCCCTGCTGGACATCTTCAATTTCCTGCAAGCCTCCGGCGATGAGTTTGATGCCGTCAGGAAAGAGATTCTGGAGCAGAACACGCTCTACTTCATTCCCATGCTCAACCCAGACGGAACAGACGTCTACAAACGGAGAAACGCCCTCAACATAGACCTCAACCGGGATGCCATTCGGCTGCAAAGCCCCGAGGCCCGCTTGCTCAAGGCCCTACGCGACAGCCTCAAGCCAGAGTTTGGTTTCAATCTGCATGACCAAAGCCGCTTCTACACGGTGGGCACCACCCCAAAACCGGCCACCATTTCCTTTCTGGCGCCGGCCTTTGATTACAAGCAAACCATCAACTCGGTGCGGGAGCGGGCCATGCGCACCATTGTAGGCTTGAATGAAGTAGTACAGCAGTTCATTCCTGGTCAGGTGGCCAAATATTCAGATGAGCACGAGCCCCGCGCCTTCGGCGACAACATACAGAAATGGGGAACCAGCCTGATCCTGATTGAATCTGGCGGGATGCAGGGCGACCCAGAAAAACAGTACATCCGGCAGATCAACTTCGCCACCATTTTGGCCGCGCTGCAAATCATCGGCAGTAAGTCGTACACCAGGTTTGAACGCGCCGAGTACTATAAGATACCAGAGAACCAGCGAAACTTGTTTGACCTGGTCCTGCGCGACGTGCGTTACAAAGAAAACGGCAAGAACTGCGTAATAGACGTGGGCATCTTGCAGGAAGAAATAGACGCGCCCATTCCACAGCAATTCTACTATAAGAGCAGCGTAGAGGAGATTGGCGACATGAGCGTGTTTTATGGCTACCAGGAACTGGACGGCAAAGGCCTGACCCTGGTGCCGGGCAAGGTGCTGGAGACACCCCTGAATGACCTTTCTGAGCTGACGCATGAACGTCTGCTGCAACTGTTATCTGAGGGCTATACTACCGTGCGCATGCAAACGCTGCCGTATAACATCAACCCAGTGGAGCAACTGCCCTTGAACTTGGTGCACGTAAGCGGCCGGGTGTCACACGCGCTGGGCCTGGACCGCATGGCCAACTTTGTCTTAAGGCAGGAAGACGGCACGGTGCGCTACGCCATTGTCAACGGCTTTGTCTATGACCTGCAGGGCGAACGGCCCCGGCTCTTCCACGGCGTTGTACTGTAA